CGCCGGTGGCCGTGTCCTCCTCCTCCTGTCCGGTGAGTGCATCCCCTCCCCTTGCTTCGTCCTATCCCTCTCTCTCCCACTTTCTATGATCTCTGCTCTTCTCTTCTCCTGTAGAGATGCAGGGAGGAATCCTTGCTGCTGCTCGGGACAAAGCAGCCGTggagcttcctcctcctcgtcctgctATGGCTTCAGGTGAGTTGGTCCACTCGTCTCTGCTCTAGTTCGTGGCACATCAGGAACCATTGTTGTTCCGGTCAGAGGCAGAGACAGGATTTTTCGAAGCCTAGGGTTGTAACCAAGGGGCTATAAAAAGCCAAGACTAGACGGTATACCACATATATATCATTGCATGTTAGAAATACACTACATATTCGCATTTTGTAGGAAATGTGAACTCCATTATTAAAACAAcagaaaattcatagaaatttataaaAGTTCAATAAAGTGAATCATTGCACAAGCTAGTACCAAATTAATAAAGGCTTTGTTAATTTGATCTCATTGTTTCGTCATCAGTAGTAGAAGGACCTGGAGCTGTGAAGGTAAAATTCAGAATTCAAGACCAAGACAAGGGACATAACCTAACTCAATTGTTCATAACTTTTAAAAATAAGAACATAATATATCATTATCTCAAAGCGTGTAGTAGCACGGATGTAATTGACCGAGTAGTCCTTGTCTTGGATTTCTAGTTTCCTGTTGGCACCGAAAGAAAATTGACTGAAATTGTACAGTTTAACAAAATAAAATTGACTTATGTTTTACTATTTAACAATACTGTAATTGATTTTGTCTATGATACAGAAGAACTAGGGAATAGATTGCACTCCCTTCGTTCTtttaactaaaaccacgacaacaaAATATGAAATGGAGCGTGGCAGAAATTACCTGTACAGGGCATTGGATAAACCTAGTAGTAATAAGTAGGACAATATATACTACGAATAGGTTTACATAAAAATATATACTAGGAACAGATGAATCATTGGATGTTTACCTGGGTTTGGTAGTGGGCAGTTGAGAATTACAGAACATGAGGTAGCCAAGCAGATCATTAGGGCTCAGGCGCGTAGCAGGGGCTGCTCTGCGATGAGCGATGCATTTGTGGTTCAGGGTTCGCTTCTGATCGGATGATATTTTTGTCAATTAGGCGAGTTGGACGTTTCGCAGGGCTAATCAAATGCACGTCCATGCGCTTACTTGGGCCTGGGTTAGCAGGACTGGGGCTGGGCCTGTATAACagcaaattctgaaaaaaaatataAACATGTGCATGTGTACTAGTTGGGCCACGCCCGGGGCTATAGCCCCAGGTGCCCCACGCCTAATTTCATCCCTGGTTCTGGTGGTGTTAGGATTTGCCACTGTTTGGGCTTAAGTGCCTGCTGTGATTTTGCTGTTAGAAACAAATATTAGAAGACTCCAACTTTTCAATCTTCTGTTCTTCCAATCAGGCTAATTAAAGCATTAACGCCATGATGGTTGTTGCAGCAAAATAGGAAGTCCAGTGATGACAGTTTAAAGCAGATGGGGAGCAACGAGGCTACCACGCAGCTGTACGGCGGCCTGATAAAGAGGTGATTAATAGCTCAATTTACAGATGATTTTCCATCTCAGTCCATGCTAGTCGAAGTAATTAATTAGTTGATTTTTGCACATACAGGATTTGAGAACTTTATGTCATTTTGTATGTATACCCACCAGAACTCCAGTTAATTTCCTGTTATATTTTATATATCTTCCGAGTTTCAGCATTAATATAAGCTATGATGCTGAGACATTACAGAATTTTCCACAATGTGATGTTTAGCACATCAGCTTCCCAACTTTCTTGAATTAATGTGTAACGCTGAGCATACCTTTTACTTGGTTTATTTGGTAGTCAGACTACAATCCTACTGACCATCGCAAGTTATGCTAATAGCAATGAGTACTTGATATGTACAGTTTCATGTTTACATCAGACTGGTTGATCTGGTTTCAATGTAAAATATGAATGTTCCTACAATCATTATTATGGGAGCAATATTCTAAACATTTGTTTCTAACCGAATGTATATCATTCCTCTGCAGTTTCATTATTTGGATTTCAGAGCAGCCACTTACTGAAAGCATAATAAGGTAATTAAGCTACTTTCCAGAATATGTGGGATTGTATAAATCCTGACTAACGGTGTGTGGTTCCGAAGCAGTCCTAAATTTTGTTCAAAAATTGGCGTTTTCCCACCCTTTTCGTGTTCTGAAACAATAAAAGATGCGTGCACAATGCTTTTTGTACACACTCCAAGTAAAGAATTGTTGTGATTAGTCATGGTCACTGCATATATACCTTGCTGTGTGAAAAGTCTGTAGCTTCAGAAAAACTGTAAGCATGTCTCTCCATCGTTTCGTAACGATTTCATATTTAGGTCTTTCTGGCTATCTATATATACTGCATAGCCAGTGATTTTGTCCGGACTAATTTATTTTTACCCAAACACGAATTACCATGTTAACCGCATGATGTGTTGAATAACTTAATTAGGCCCTTTACCAGAACTTGTGTGTAACTAATATTTAAATTATGTTTACAAGCACAAACTGAAAGTCCATTTGTACTCTGATATATTTTGCTCATGCTTGGACCAGGATCTCACGAGGAGGTGGGAGAAGGGACGCCAATAATTGCTGCAGGTTCGTGCTGCTCCAACAGATTTCGCACCGCATGCCGTACAAAATGTGTATCTTTGTCCCATTTGATATGTTGAACATTGGAAGCAATCAAAGCAAATGTTAACACTTACTTTTTGCCATACACTAAGACGCTCATATTAGGCTCATATAGTTTAAGTATGTAACCTGAAACCCTAAAAGAAAAGGTAACAAAACAATTAGTAACGGGTCAATGATCACCTTGAGGTAAGTTATGAATGCATTTCCATGTGCTATGTATGCTTGTAATTTTTTATGTATAACAAAAATTGCATGGACTTCAAAATTTGTACGTGACTAATAACCTGCCTCTGTCACTAGTTGCATGATGTCAGATCATTGTGTGTTAATAGTTCATTTTGTTATGTTCTTTGTAGATTCAGAAGATATATGGATGATTATATGGGTGTGTGGAAAGTATACTgcaatgatgatgaagatgatgatgatcatgatgatccggttcatgatgatgatgatggatgccTTCAGTTTTGGTTAAGTTGTAGGGATGTTGTTCCTGTTGGATGATGTTATTCAGTTAAGCTTTAGTGAAGTTGTAGGGATATCAAcaaaatatttagattatgcaTCACATTGGGATGATGTTCCTCATGTAATATCCACTATTGTAATCCAACATTTTAATCCAATATATGATTTTCTTCCTCATGCTAACTGTGTGGAGCATATGCAATACATAATTATCACCATTGTATATGTAATATGCACATTACATATGTACCTACACCTTAAGCGTTGCGCATTCTCTATTGCCAAGCAGTGAAATTTGGATTCATGAACGTTAATCACCAACATATAGAAGTATTGTAAAAGTTAGTTTTATGTGTTGCACTCTTGCAACGGTCCTTTTACCAACGGCACTGTAAGTGTTGCATTATGCCctagcaacactggataaggctACGCATCCCAAATCGTTGGTAAAGACACCTACAACGCATATATGGGCTTTTAGATACGGAAAAATCCGTTGCTAGATGGGGGTTCCTGTTGTAGTgagtgtggaggttgaagaataaacatcttttgaagatttgatgaaaatcatcagtataATAAATGTGGTAAAAGTAACTTTtacttacccttgatgaagaacacgaagaacaggaggtgtggatttggaagttcgtcggctcggatcttccacgccctaacttggaagaggaagacgtctacggcggcggcggagggaagatttccgcggtcggcgcgagtatgaCGGTGAtgaggttgaggcagtgaagctcttcctcaccggcgacgatggaggtagtgatggcgctagggtttgagaagtcgagcgagggagtgaggtcgagcggagtaaaagtgaaatgaggaagggaaggggGTATTTATAACTAAGGTGAAAAAACTGTTCGGCCGAacaatttggacgaacgtgcccctgacccttctcattcgcgcgacatgtgtgacccacatactgagaggtggagatcgtgtgagatcgtgggtgaatagataagtatatcatGGAATgcgtaacggtttgagcggcaaaaaccaaaaaattaagataagaatattttaaagtgtGGTTTGCAATTTCTtcggctgacaaggacacagtaaaGAATTTTAACGAGTTTAAAATAGAAtgtacatgaagaatttgtgaacagactgggttgagtttagcatacgggggggaagggtccgatcacattcacttagcagaaaagtcaacttgaagaattagcaataagtgaatgatgtagtgaaggatgtatatatatatatatatatatatatatatatatatatatatatatatatatatatatatatgtatgtatatatatatatatatatagtcaaatgaAGAACAATGACGGAAAGAGTGaaaacaatgcaaagttgaagaatttgaaaaactgaggagttTCAAAAATTAAgagaaactcaaattgaagattttcaactttggttggtggcgtaacccaccgtataagaaagctgatttcagacaccgcgtacaattctcgtagggttctgacaatcaatttcttcattaatttcttcacacttagagggttagtcttcattgattaaagaaaaacgttacttcatgtgttgcacatctaagtaatcaagtcagcataagtgttaggatgtgtgtccatttcaaagaacattcgaagattctaggatatttagctcacagcgCAACTtgttaaatctcttctcatccaagggctttgtgaagatatcggccatctGGTCTTGAGTacttgcatggtcgatggagatgtcacccttcaacacatggtcacgaagaaaataaTGAAGAATCTGGAtgagctttgtcttcgagtgttgaactgggttgtgagcaatcttgatagcactttgactgtcgcagtagagaggaacattcttcacattgatgccatagtccttgagggtttgcttcatccatagtaattgaacacaacaagatccagcagcaatgtactcagcttctgcagtggagagtgatacgcagttctgcttcttcgaggaccaacataccaaggatcttccgaggaaatgacatgtgcctgacattGACTTGCAGTCGAccggatcaccagcatagtcagagtctgaatatccaatgagatcaaaggaagagcccttaggataccataatccaagtgttggtgtgtgagctagataccgaagaatatgcttcacagccttatggtgtgattccttcggtgtagcttgaaatttggcacacatgcaaacactaagcataatatccagcctagatgcacataggtacgataaagagccaatcatggagcggtataccttttgatcgaagtcttcaccattttcatcagtgcatagatagccgtttgtgggcataggaattttgacgcctttgcaatcttgcatgccgaatttcctcaacacatccttgaggtatttttcctgagatatgaatatgccattgtattgttgatgaatctaaagacctaagaagaatttcaattctcccatcatagacatttgatattcttcactcatcatataggcaaattcatcactgtaatgttggttagtacaaccaaagataatatcatcaacatatatttggcacatgaataattcatcatcatatgatttggtgaaaagagttgggtcaagtgaaccgggtttgaagcctttcttcatgaggaattccttcagtgtgccATACCATGCCCAAGGTTCTTGCttcaggccatagagggccttgttgagtctgtagacatgatctggaaattttggatcctcaaaacctggtggttgagcaacatatacttcttcctcaagcttaccattgaggaatgcacttttcacatccatttgttgtaagatgatattatgatggttagcataagcaagcaatatgcgaatagcctcatgtctagcaacaggtgcaaaagtttcatcgaaatcaaatcCTTCAACCTgtatgtagccttgagctacaagacgagccttattcctcaccacgaggccttttttgtgttgtttgttgtggtagatccatttggtaccgatgatgttgtgcttgcgtgggtctggtcgcttgacaagctccctaacattattgagctcgaattgatgcaattcattttGCATGGCATGAATCCACTcaaattccatgaatgcttcatctactTTAGTTGGCTCCGTGATAGAGCCAaaagcaaaatgcccacaaaagttagataaatgtgaagcttttgagtgcgtgaggggacctggtgcacgaatggcatcgatgatcttctcgacttgcacttcgtttgcaatgcgaggatgtgtgggttgacgactttgcttaggcccaacagtttctttaggaccAGTTTCTTTAGcagcaccagcatgattttcttcatgatcaggaatgacttcttcagcagattcgggATGACATCCTCGGTAGcaaaggaggtaggtgctctctttgtgagccattagattcatcaaaccatacatctacagtttcaacaaccttgcgatgattgatgttgaagactctgtaggtgcgcGAGTCCTTTTTGTAACTAAGCATAAAACTCtcgtgtgctttcggtgcaaatttagagtcatggtgaggatctctaatccagcatttagcaccgaaaactttgaaataacttacattgggtttcttgtcagtgaggagttcatatgaggtctttttgaagaatttgtgaagatataccatgttgatgatgtggcacgaagTATCAATTGCTTCATGCCAGAAGTGctcaggtgtcttgtattcatcaagcatagtgtgggccatctcaacaagagtcatgttcttgtgcACCACGATGCCATTCTGTTTAGGTGTATAAGTAGCAAAcaattcgtgagtaataccaaaCATATCGAGATGttcatcgaggccagtgttcttgaactcggttccattatcactcctgatatgcttgatcttcatactgaagttagtggaagcccttgaggaaaatcgtctgaagacttcctgcacttcatttttgtaagtgataatatgcacccatgtgtaacgagagtagtcatcaactatgacaaagccatataatgatgaagaactagtgaacgtggcataatgagtagggccaaacagATCCATATGAAATAATTCAacgggacgagaagtggtcatgatagtcttcgcgggATGCTTGGCCCtgatgatctttccagcctcacaagccccaaaaAGATgatttttgaggaatttgacaccctcgatgccaatgacgtgcttTTTCTTcatgagtgtatgcaagttcctcatcccagcatgaccaagtcgtcgatgccataaccagcattctgaagcttttgcaagtagacatgtggcaggctgtggtcctccagagaaatcaacaatacataagtctcctttcctaaagcctttgaagactttggagttgtaagattccattagcacaaggcaacgaaatttgccaaatacaacaaccatatcaagatcacaaagcattgagacagacataagattgaatcctaaggactcaacaagcatgaacttgtccatgtgtttatccttggaAATTGCACCCTTACCCAgagccaataccttgcttttgcctttgtcagtgtaggtatgcttcagatgagatagtgaaaaatcagtgtccatcaacaggCTCctatcaccggtcatgtgatttgtacatccactatcgaggacccactcaatagctttgggttgttcatcctgcaaatgaattagtgcaacttacaaatCCATATACttaattagtgaagaatatgattgtcggtgtcaaaaccggcggatctcaggtagggggtcccgaactgtgcgtctaggcggatgataacaggagacaagggacacgatgtttttacccaggttcgggccctctcgatggaggtaaaaccctactcctgcttgattaatattgatgatatgggtagtacaagtgtagatctaccacgagatcggagtggctaaaccctagaagctagcctatggtataattgttgttcgtcctacggaatatagctctccggtttatatagacaccggagagggctagggttacacagagtcggttacaatgggaggagatcttcatattgtattgccaaccttgccttccacgccaaggaaagtcccatccggacaagggacggagtattcaatcttgtatcttcatagtccgggagtccggccaaaggccttagtccggccatccgaacaccccctaatccaggactccctcagtagcccctgaaccaggcttcaatgacgacgagtccgac
Above is a window of Triticum dicoccoides isolate Atlit2015 ecotype Zavitan chromosome 5B, WEW_v2.0, whole genome shotgun sequence DNA encoding:
- the LOC119305076 gene encoding uncharacterized protein LOC119305076, with amino-acid sequence MARVSASAPAPVAVSSSSCPRCREESLLLLGTKQPWSFLLLVLLWLQQNRKSSDDSLKQMGSNEATTQLYGGLIKSFIIWISEQPLTESIIRISRGGGRRDANNCCRFRRYMDDYMGVWKVYCNDDEDDDDHDDPVHDDDDGCLQFWLSCRDVVPVG